A section of the Bacillus pumilus genome encodes:
- a CDS encoding nicotinate phosphoribosyltransferase, with the protein MEHRFIDDSLSLHTDLYQINMAETYWRDGIHEKKAVFELFFRKLPFDNGFAVFAGLEKAIEYLSDFSFTESDLAYLKDELGYKSDFIDYLSGLSFTGSLHSMREGEIVFANEPIMRIEATLVEAQLIETALLNIVNFQTLIATKAARIKGIIEDETALEFGTRRAHEMDAAMWGARAALIGGFQATSNVRAGKRFNIPVSGTHAHALVQAYRDEYTAFKKYAETHTDCVFLVDTYDTVRSGIPNAIKVAKEFGDKINFIGVRLDSGDLAYLSKKARTMLDEAGFHDAKVIASSDLDEHTIMNLKAQGAKIDVWGVGTKLITAFDQPALGAVYKLVSIEENGQMNDTIKISSNPEKVTTPGRKRVYRIINQLNHHSEGDYIALEDEDVHSEDKLKMFHPVHTFISKFVTNFVAKDLHVPIFEQGKLVYDNPDIQTIQAYVQDSLGLFWEEYKRISKPEEYPVDLSQKCWDNKMQFIHDVKNKIKLELYES; encoded by the coding sequence TTGGAGCATCGGTTTATTGACGACAGTTTATCACTACATACAGACCTTTATCAAATTAACATGGCAGAAACGTATTGGAGAGACGGCATTCATGAGAAGAAGGCAGTTTTTGAACTCTTCTTCAGAAAGCTTCCATTTGACAATGGCTTCGCTGTATTTGCTGGTTTAGAGAAAGCGATTGAATATTTATCGGATTTCTCCTTCACCGAAAGTGATCTAGCGTATTTAAAAGACGAACTCGGTTATAAAAGCGATTTCATTGATTATTTAAGCGGGTTATCCTTTACAGGCTCCCTTCATTCTATGCGAGAAGGCGAAATTGTTTTTGCCAATGAGCCAATTATGCGCATTGAGGCAACGCTTGTCGAAGCCCAGCTAATTGAAACCGCCTTGCTAAATATTGTAAACTTCCAGACGCTGATAGCGACAAAGGCAGCTCGGATTAAAGGAATCATTGAAGACGAGACAGCACTAGAATTTGGGACAAGACGTGCACATGAAATGGATGCTGCGATGTGGGGAGCAAGAGCGGCTCTTATCGGCGGCTTTCAGGCGACAAGTAATGTTCGTGCTGGGAAGCGCTTCAACATCCCAGTGTCAGGAACACATGCTCACGCACTTGTGCAAGCATATCGCGATGAATATACGGCATTTAAAAAATATGCTGAAACTCATACAGACTGTGTCTTTTTAGTCGATACGTATGATACCGTGAGATCCGGTATTCCGAATGCCATTAAGGTAGCGAAAGAATTCGGAGACAAGATCAATTTTATTGGTGTCAGACTAGATAGTGGTGACCTTGCCTACTTGTCTAAAAAAGCTAGAACGATGCTGGATGAAGCTGGATTCCATGATGCAAAAGTCATTGCATCAAGTGATCTTGATGAACATACCATCATGAATTTAAAAGCACAGGGTGCCAAAATTGATGTGTGGGGTGTTGGGACAAAACTGATCACAGCATTTGATCAGCCAGCTCTCGGTGCAGTGTATAAGCTTGTGTCGATTGAAGAGAATGGTCAGATGAATGACACCATCAAAATTTCATCCAACCCAGAGAAAGTGACAACACCAGGACGTAAACGTGTGTACCGCATTATCAATCAATTGAATCATCACTCAGAGGGTGACTACATTGCGCTCGAAGACGAAGATGTTCATAGTGAGGATAAGCTAAAAATGTTCCACCCAGTGCATACATTTATCAGCAAGTTTGTCACAAACTTTGTGGCGAAGGATCTACATGTCCCGATTTTCGAACAAGGAAAACTTGTATATGACAATCCGGATATTCAAACGATTCAAGCCTATGTGCAGGACAGCCTCGGACTTTTCTGGGAGGAATATAAACGAATCAGCAAACCAGAAGAATATCCAGTCGATTTGAGTCAAAAATGCTGGGATAACAAGATGCAGTTTATTCATGACGTGAAAAATAAAATTAAACTAGAGCTTTATGAAAGCTAA
- a CDS encoding cysteine hydrolase family protein, with protein sequence MGKALICIDYTVDFVADDGKLTCGKPGQAIEPKITEITSSFIDEGHFVVFAVDHHEEQDPYHPETKLFPPHNIRGTKGIELYGKLSSLFHTSKHLKHVYYMEKTRYSAFAGTQLEMKLRERGITELHLAGVCTDICVLHTAVDAYNKGFELVIHENAVASFNEAGHEWALSHFEQSLGAKVVK encoded by the coding sequence ATGGGCAAAGCATTGATTTGTATTGATTATACAGTTGATTTTGTTGCAGACGATGGAAAATTGACATGCGGAAAGCCTGGACAGGCGATTGAGCCTAAGATCACAGAGATCACTTCTTCGTTTATTGATGAAGGGCACTTTGTCGTCTTTGCAGTCGATCATCATGAGGAGCAAGACCCTTATCATCCAGAGACAAAGTTATTTCCGCCCCATAATATTCGCGGGACAAAGGGAATTGAACTTTATGGCAAACTAAGTTCACTATTTCACACGTCAAAGCATTTAAAACATGTCTACTATATGGAAAAAACAAGATACTCTGCTTTTGCAGGCACTCAATTAGAAATGAAACTGCGCGAGCGTGGCATCACTGAACTTCATTTAGCCGGCGTATGTACCGATATTTGTGTACTTCATACAGCTGTTGATGCGTACAATAAAGGCTTCGAACTTGTGATTCACGAGAATGCTGTAGCGAGTTTTAATGAAGCGGGGCACGAGTGGGCACTTTCTCACTTTGAGCAGTCGCTTGGTGCGAAAGTGGTTAAGTAA
- a CDS encoding YueI family protein — MKEESVDFYLQQGIFGHAETKPDERRMFLGSLRERALLALTKGQVSRNKPYQEVEQVLKANRQSTVLLNGELSYASYSQYVKMANAAGCSFKVVNHHEAHSPFGLVIELPNAVNQEHIYIEDELFQKAFSQESVE, encoded by the coding sequence ATGAAAGAAGAATCCGTAGACTTTTATTTGCAGCAAGGGATATTTGGACATGCTGAAACAAAACCCGATGAACGAAGAATGTTTCTCGGTTCATTAAGAGAACGAGCGCTTCTTGCCCTGACAAAGGGACAGGTATCACGAAATAAACCGTATCAAGAGGTCGAACAAGTATTAAAGGCCAACCGCCAGTCCACTGTTCTTTTAAATGGTGAGTTGTCCTATGCTTCTTATTCTCAGTATGTGAAAATGGCTAATGCCGCGGGATGTTCCTTTAAAGTGGTGAATCATCATGAGGCACATTCTCCTTTTGGTCTTGTGATAGAGCTGCCGAATGCGGTCAATCAAGAGCACATCTATATAGAAGATGAGCTGTTTCAAAAGGCTTTTTCTCAAGAATCTGTTGAATAG
- a CDS encoding YueH family protein encodes MKIRKAHITSGQPKTYNVYLHENKKEYKTLVAVPDIEWSISIAYEDEKEQLIHTLEHSLMERAETDEARELALKIVHWVTEM; translated from the coding sequence ATGAAAATTAGAAAAGCACACATCACAAGCGGACAACCAAAGACCTACAATGTATATTTACATGAAAATAAAAAAGAATATAAAACGCTTGTTGCCGTACCTGATATTGAATGGAGTATCTCCATTGCGTACGAGGATGAAAAAGAGCAGCTAATCCATACGCTCGAGCATTCCTTAATGGAAAGAGCAGAAACAGACGAAGCCCGTGAACTTGCACTAAAGATTGTGCACTGGGTCACAGAAATGTAA
- a CDS encoding spore germination protein, with translation MPAIVGPIHIDRVYGNGAAHFGDVFAISPKSVDHSAGGSGTYNAGDLVQFFSSPNVTFVWDSNLISQQKSFNA, from the coding sequence ATGCCAGCGATTGTTGGACCTATTCATATAGATCGTGTGTACGGAAATGGGGCGGCACATTTCGGTGATGTTTTTGCCATTTCGCCAAAAAGTGTAGATCACTCCGCCGGTGGTTCAGGTACCTATAATGCAGGGGACCTCGTCCAATTTTTTAGCAGTCCAAACGTCACATTTGTTTGGGATTCAAATCTTATTAGTCAGCAGAAGAGTTTCAATGCGTAG
- a CDS encoding spore germination protein — MPAIVGPIHIESLGGNGAATFGDVLAIAPLAVDHSTGGAGAFNSGDYMSLTSDPNATMLWDFTLFGQPQSFNA; from the coding sequence ATGCCTGCAATCGTTGGACCTATTCATATCGAGTCATTAGGAGGCAATGGTGCAGCTACTTTCGGTGATGTACTGGCCATTGCCCCATTAGCTGTAGACCACTCGACTGGCGGGGCAGGAGCCTTTAATTCAGGTGATTATATGTCTCTTACAAGTGATCCGAATGCGACGATGCTTTGGGATTTCACATTGTTTGGCCAGCCTCAATCATTTAATGCATAG
- a CDS encoding AI-2E family transporter, translating to MLKSKVHFWTFQILLVLLIVYVSTKVSFLFQPIILFASTLFVPILLAGILFFIFNPIVRFLSKKIPRTLAILIIYLLFIGLITFIVNAAGPVIISQVGGLVKSFPGYVTDMQKFINDFSHSKTFTWMMSQDYVSVSKFEQTVVSTLKALPENIASSMSAVFGVIANIALAVITVPFILFYMLKDGHKFPDKLVQFLPMPYRKEGLKIFKELNDTLAAYIQGQIIVCLFVGVACFIGYLLIGVKYALILGIIIAVTNVIPYLGPYLGAAPAVLIAFLDSPGKAVVTVIVILVVQQIDGNVISPLIIGKRLNTHPLTIILLLIGAGSFGGILGMIFAVPVYALLKAITLNIVRLVQLRQRSRKEQHLNV from the coding sequence TTGTTAAAATCTAAAGTCCATTTTTGGACATTCCAAATATTACTTGTTTTACTCATTGTGTATGTATCAACAAAGGTTTCGTTTTTATTTCAGCCGATTATTTTATTTGCATCAACGCTGTTTGTCCCCATCTTGCTGGCGGGTATTCTGTTTTTCATCTTTAATCCAATTGTTCGATTTTTGTCCAAGAAAATCCCTAGAACTCTCGCTATCCTGATCATTTATCTCCTGTTCATTGGACTCATCACGTTTATCGTCAATGCTGCTGGGCCGGTGATTATTTCGCAGGTCGGTGGACTTGTCAAAAGCTTCCCTGGTTATGTAACGGACATGCAGAAATTTATCAATGACTTTTCGCATTCTAAAACATTTACTTGGATGATGAGCCAAGATTATGTGTCTGTCTCAAAATTTGAACAGACGGTCGTTTCGACATTAAAGGCATTACCGGAAAACATTGCTTCAAGTATGTCTGCGGTGTTTGGTGTGATTGCGAATATTGCCTTAGCCGTCATCACCGTTCCATTTATTTTATTTTATATGCTGAAAGACGGGCATAAGTTTCCAGACAAGCTCGTTCAGTTTTTACCAATGCCTTACCGCAAGGAAGGGCTGAAAATCTTCAAAGAATTAAACGACACGCTCGCAGCTTACATACAGGGGCAGATTATTGTCTGTTTGTTTGTTGGAGTCGCTTGTTTTATTGGATACTTATTAATTGGTGTGAAATATGCGCTTATTCTCGGTATTATCATTGCGGTGACAAATGTGATTCCATACCTTGGACCATATCTTGGCGCGGCACCTGCTGTACTGATTGCCTTTCTTGATTCGCCTGGAAAAGCAGTAGTGACAGTGATTGTCATTCTTGTTGTGCAGCAAATTGACGGAAATGTCATTTCTCCATTGATCATTGGAAAACGTCTGAACACACATCCTTTGACCATTATCCTGTTATTAATTGGGGCAGGAAGCTTTGGCGGCATCCTTGGCATGATTTTTGCAGTGCCTGTCTATGCGCTGCTCAAAGCGATCACCCTGAATATTGTCAGATTGGTTCAGCTGCGTCAGCGCTCTCGCAAAGAGCAGCACTTAAACGTCTAG
- a CDS encoding YuzF family protein, whose translation MAQQGSPQLVSLVDPYVYQTLQKVVGMRLIVQTVKDTVRGKLKEVMPDHIVIEAGAKSVFYVRIQQIVSVMPDHSERV comes from the coding sequence ATGGCACAACAAGGAAGTCCGCAGCTTGTTTCATTAGTTGATCCATATGTTTATCAAACATTGCAGAAAGTGGTCGGTATGAGATTAATTGTGCAAACAGTGAAAGATACGGTCCGTGGGAAATTGAAGGAAGTCATGCCGGATCATATTGTGATAGAAGCGGGGGCAAAATCAGTTTTTTATGTGCGGATCCAGCAAATCGTGTCGGTGATGCCTGATCACAGTGAAAGAGTGTAA
- a CDS encoding esterase/lipase family protein: MKKLICIVAVMLFLSSASYVYAGTIGDPPGTPGKWYKGEEPIQKDGSKPPLVFVHGINSSSSTWSNRNDMAKQAVQNGYESAFIDLHPDQDMKKNGKLLAEKLKEIYDAFGRKLIVIGHSKGGIDTQSALVYFKAHPYVEKVITLGSPHNGTPLADLAYSKGGGWLAQILGQKSEALYSLQTGLMAAFRSETDQLEAFPNKYVTYSGSEWGTFGGALYLGGMYLKSFGTNDGAVTVNSTKLSYANNILTGKWDHYSIKNGTSMFPVFQHQLLANASSAENKPKEEQEPVSAELNTDVYVKGGESEKDKTEVFYVEEGTNGLSIQWLNERQETQPEIIAPNGDVLTNLKTSEASFPYEGAYSHHVKINKPVPGKWTIQSNSGKMAPYLLLVSFDSPLNEEIKEAASKSGGASTHSSGLIKRLSKSVETNYFKDAQKDHPVKTSSSSAIQLKKEGAYSVTVQYTGLTTSGTSAFNRTVIRTMYVDQHGTIHGDIPY; the protein is encoded by the coding sequence TTGAAAAAACTCATTTGTATTGTTGCTGTCATGCTCTTTCTATCCTCTGCAAGTTATGTGTATGCAGGGACAATTGGAGATCCCCCAGGGACGCCAGGAAAGTGGTATAAAGGAGAAGAGCCCATTCAAAAAGACGGGTCAAAACCACCACTTGTTTTTGTTCATGGTATTAACAGCTCCTCCTCCACTTGGTCCAATCGAAACGATATGGCAAAGCAGGCTGTTCAGAATGGATACGAAAGCGCATTCATAGATTTGCACCCAGATCAGGACATGAAAAAGAACGGCAAACTATTAGCGGAAAAGCTCAAAGAAATCTATGACGCATTTGGTAGAAAACTCATTGTGATTGGTCATAGTAAAGGAGGGATCGATACACAGTCCGCCTTGGTGTATTTCAAAGCCCATCCCTATGTGGAAAAGGTCATTACGCTTGGCTCTCCTCATAACGGGACACCGCTTGCGGATCTAGCATATAGCAAGGGTGGGGGCTGGCTCGCGCAAATTCTTGGACAAAAAAGCGAAGCGCTTTATTCTTTGCAAACTGGTCTGATGGCAGCTTTTCGAAGTGAAACCGATCAGCTAGAGGCGTTCCCCAATAAATATGTCACCTACTCTGGTTCAGAATGGGGTACATTTGGCGGTGCGCTGTATTTAGGCGGCATGTATTTAAAGAGCTTTGGTACAAATGATGGTGCCGTCACGGTAAACAGCACAAAATTATCATATGCAAACAATATCTTAACTGGAAAATGGGATCACTATTCAATCAAAAACGGCACAAGTATGTTTCCTGTGTTCCAGCATCAGTTGCTGGCAAATGCCTCGAGCGCTGAAAATAAACCTAAAGAGGAACAAGAGCCCGTCTCTGCTGAGCTCAATACAGATGTTTATGTGAAAGGTGGAGAAAGTGAAAAGGATAAAACAGAAGTGTTCTATGTAGAGGAAGGAACGAATGGCTTATCGATCCAGTGGTTAAATGAAAGGCAGGAGACGCAGCCCGAAATCATAGCCCCAAATGGAGACGTCTTAACAAATCTTAAGACATCGGAAGCTTCTTTCCCATATGAAGGCGCATATTCACACCATGTGAAAATCAATAAACCCGTTCCTGGAAAATGGACGATTCAATCGAACTCTGGAAAAATGGCTCCTTATTTGCTGCTTGTATCTTTTGATTCACCATTAAATGAAGAAATTAAAGAAGCTGCTTCGAAGTCAGGGGGTGCATCGACCCATTCAAGCGGTCTGATTAAACGGTTAAGCAAGTCAGTGGAAACCAATTACTTTAAAGACGCACAAAAGGATCATCCAGTGAAAACAAGTAGTTCATCAGCTATTCAATTGAAAAAAGAAGGTGCCTATTCCGTCACGGTACAATACACTGGACTCACTACGTCAGGGACATCTGCGTTTAACCGTACCGTTATTCGCACAATGTATGTCGATCAGCACGGAACGATTCATGGTGACATTCCATATTAA
- a CDS encoding HD domain-containing protein has translation MRKVTLMDVYTHPVAQKYLNRSGKAHAIACAYHAFKLAMKAGINPDLAVKAALLHDIGHYEWYTAGGEWDYETYRRNDIHAIKGAERAHKLLIRLGEEPKAAKDIALAILLHTDSYLPEGDLHKDTLQQIVKKADEMDEEPGGHHHYRQIDESLAMKKIADLDQKVQQALQPMKRSV, from the coding sequence ATGAGAAAGGTTACATTAATGGATGTTTACACCCATCCAGTTGCTCAAAAATATTTAAATCGTTCAGGAAAAGCCCATGCGATTGCTTGTGCTTATCACGCATTCAAGCTGGCGATGAAGGCTGGAATTAATCCAGATCTGGCTGTGAAAGCAGCGCTCCTACATGACATTGGCCATTATGAATGGTATACAGCCGGCGGAGAATGGGATTACGAGACATATAGACGAAATGATATTCATGCCATTAAAGGTGCAGAGCGGGCACATAAACTACTCATACGGCTCGGCGAGGAACCAAAAGCAGCCAAGGATATTGCTCTTGCCATTCTGCTTCATACAGACTCATATTTGCCAGAGGGTGACCTTCATAAGGACACACTCCAACAAATTGTGAAGAAAGCAGATGAAATGGATGAAGAGCCAGGCGGGCACCATCATTACAGACAAATAGATGAATCACTCGCAATGAAAAAAATTGCCGATTTGGATCAGAAAGTGCAGCAGGCACTTCAGCCCATGAAACGCTCTGTTTAA
- a CDS encoding (S)-benzoin forming benzil reductase, translating to MRISIVTGGSKGFGLALVNRLLARGDYVYTAARSASPISHPKLTHTQVDLTDEKAAAQWLQDCLVPQTLAAADDILFVNNAGMVTPIKRVGQGGQDMLHQHYTLNLVIPVLLSHVFVQQTQSFNGKKMIVHLSSGAAKNPYKGWSAYCSSKAGLDMFMRTLHEEQKDEAYPINTFSFSPGTIDTDMQGEIRKSSKQDFEQIDRFQQLYETGTLKSPDEVACILLDLLADDPAGGVVYDAREYGKKQS from the coding sequence ATTCGAATTTCAATCGTTACAGGCGGATCAAAAGGATTTGGTCTAGCACTTGTGAACCGGCTGCTTGCGCGCGGAGATTATGTGTACACAGCAGCAAGAAGTGCATCACCGATTTCTCATCCGAAACTTACACATACACAGGTCGATCTGACAGATGAGAAAGCAGCAGCCCAATGGCTTCAAGATTGTCTCGTGCCGCAAACACTGGCAGCAGCTGATGACATCTTATTTGTCAATAATGCAGGCATGGTGACCCCAATCAAGCGTGTGGGGCAAGGCGGACAGGATATGCTTCATCAGCATTATACGTTGAATCTTGTGATTCCTGTTTTGCTGAGTCATGTATTTGTTCAGCAGACTCAATCATTTAATGGAAAGAAAATGATCGTTCACCTTTCTTCTGGAGCGGCGAAAAATCCTTATAAAGGCTGGAGTGCGTATTGCAGCTCAAAGGCAGGGCTTGATATGTTTATGAGGACTTTGCATGAGGAGCAGAAGGACGAGGCATATCCAATTAACACGTTTTCATTTTCCCCAGGCACGATTGATACAGATATGCAGGGAGAGATTCGAAAATCATCAAAACAGGACTTCGAACAGATTGACCGTTTTCAGCAATTATATGAAACAGGCACACTAAAGAGTCCAGATGAAGTCGCATGTATTTTGCTTGATCTTTTAGCGGATGATCCAGCTGGCGGCGTCGTATATGATGCACGTGAGTATGGAAAAAAGCAGTCATAA
- the essA gene encoding type VII secretion protein EssA, whose amino-acid sequence MRLNLFVKGMALGVMSLFLLIPAAFAAGEDTDTNVKPNEYQEKKLDINSSILRDQTKYEQSKKTSTVKTDIHFAEPPKTPGGSLSPQLFSDLKENPPKTSAHMMEEMNISFRDAAVSTPSGEDQEKQSSALLPIIFGFFIVFGIVVMFILIPKVNVKAEKK is encoded by the coding sequence ATGAGGCTTAATCTGTTCGTGAAAGGGATGGCACTTGGTGTCATGTCCCTTTTTCTCCTCATTCCTGCTGCTTTCGCTGCTGGTGAAGATACGGATACAAACGTCAAGCCGAATGAATATCAAGAAAAAAAACTTGATATTAACTCAAGTATATTGAGGGATCAAACGAAATACGAACAAAGCAAAAAGACATCAACAGTTAAAACAGACATTCATTTTGCTGAACCGCCTAAAACTCCGGGAGGGTCTCTTTCACCGCAGCTTTTCAGTGATCTAAAAGAGAACCCGCCCAAAACATCAGCTCACATGATGGAAGAGATGAATATCTCTTTTCGTGATGCCGCAGTATCGACACCTTCTGGCGAAGATCAAGAGAAGCAGTCATCTGCACTGCTTCCGATCATCTTTGGTTTCTTCATCGTCTTTGGTATCGTTGTGATGTTTATTCTGATTCCAAAGGTCAATGTGAAGGCTGAAAAGAAATAG